In Miscanthus floridulus cultivar M001 chromosome 5, ASM1932011v1, whole genome shotgun sequence, one genomic interval encodes:
- the LOC136449889 gene encoding uncharacterized protein: protein MENTSSDRGGAKTAIRFGFSWADEVEREELEQQQEEEQRRWETKREQIKADPSSAARPREVEQRRWETERKQIKADPFGAARPREVVLAEKGVDWRARDRELDLHLRTRRSQKHAAATATSKGAVAAHGATPARGAPRDRDAAGAGRTPHPWGRRAASSTLLPPPTVSHSAWGGSKRKCAGEGPGPSRRVRPVDDQRRKVFGELNVGEGCASSIRASNKKGCDSGGSQAEGIESSMPTVADGENRCSMVPATKVTATEADESSVAQKRKGGGKRRKGKRSRKTPNQQTLVS, encoded by the coding sequence ATGGAGAACACGAGCAGCGACCGCGGCGGTGCCAAGACCGCGATCCGGTTCGGCTTCTCCTGGGCTGACGAGGTCGAGCGTgaggagctggagcagcagcaggaggaggagcagcggcgGTGGGAGACGAAGAGGGAGCAGATCAAGGCGGACCCGTCCAGCGCGGCGCGGCCGCGGGAGGTGGAGCAGCGGCGGTGGGAGACGGAGAGGAAGCAGATCAAGGCGGACCCGTTCGGCGCGGCGCGGCCGCGGGAGGTGGTGCTGGCCGAGAAGGGCGTCGACTGGCGCGCGCGCGACCGCGAGCTGGATCTCCACCTCCGCACGCGCCGCAGCCAGAAGCACGCGGCCGCTACGGCCACGAGTAAGGGGGCCGTCGCGGCTCACGGGGCGACGCCCGCGAGAGGCGCGCCGCGGGACCGGGACGCGGCTGGCGCGGGACGGACGCCGCACCCGTGGGGGCGGCGCGCTGCCTCCTCgacgctgctgccgccgccgacgGTTAGCCACAGCGCGTGGGGCGGGAGCAAGAGGAAGTGTGCCGGGGAAGGGCCTGGGCCGTCGCGGCGAGTCCGACCGGTGGACGACCAGAGGAGGAAGGTCTTCGGCGAGCTCAACGTTGGAGAGGGCTGCGCCTCGTCGATCCGAGCCTCCAACAAGAAGGGCTGCGACTCCGGTGGAAGTCAAGCCGAGGGGATCGAATCGAGTATGCCCACGGTTGCAGACGGTGAGAACAGATGTAGCATGGTGCCGGCAACGAAGGTAACCGCAACCGAGGCTGATGAATCTTCTGTTGCCCAGAAGAGAAAGGGAGgagggaagaggaggaaagggaaAAGATCCAGAAAGACTCCCAACCAGCAAACTCTGGTAAGCTAA